CAATTCCGATTGGCTTCACCCACTAGACACCGAAGGAGGTTGCCTAGACTACCATTAACCACCTCAGTTTGAGGATGAAATGCcgtggaaaatttcaatttggtgcCTACTAAATGCCACAAAGTCTTTCAAAAATAACTCATGAAGCGAATATAAAGTTTGAGAATCTCATCAAAGTAGAGCTTTGCAATCTTAGAATCATCAGAGGTCTTAGAACATGGTAGGAAATAAGCCATCTTAGAGAAGCGATCAACAACTATTAGAATAGAATCATGCTTCCTAAAGGTGTAGGGCAAACCTAACACAAAGTCCATACTCACATCCTGCCACGGGCAATTTGGCACAGGTAGAGGCGTATACAAGCCAGTGTTTTGCTTGCAATGTTTGGCTAGTTGACATGTATGACACTGACCAACTAGAATTGACGTTCCACTTCCTTAATTGTTTTGTCTTCGCCAAAATGACTTGCAAGGCCTCCCGCATGTATCTCCCAAACTAGGAAATCTCTCATTGAAGACCGAGGGATACATAACTTATTGGCTTTGAACAAGTAATCATCTTAAAGGGTATAATCATTCAGGATTGGCTGTGAGGCATTACTTAGGCTAGTGTAGAGTTCCCCAAAATCTAGGCATGACTTATAGTCATCCTTGAATTGTTCAAACCCAGTAACCTTAACGCTCATGACTGACAGCAAAGATACCCTTCGACTTAGCGCATCAGCAGCCTTATTTTCAACTCCTGTCCTATGTTTCACCACAAAGGATTAGCGTTGCAGAAATTCAACCAAACTACCATGCCTAAAATTTAGCTTCTTTTGGGAATGGAGATAGCGCAAAGCTTCATGATCAAAGTAGATAACAAATTCTAGAGACAACCAGTAATGACGCCAATGCCAAAGAGCTCGAATAAtggcataaatttttttttcatatgtgaAGTACTTTTACTTAGCATCATTCAATTTCTCACTAAAATAAGCAATTGGGTGGCGCTTTTGACTAAGTTCTCCCCCTATACCAAGACTTAAGGCATCACATTCCACTTCAAAAGGCTTGGTAAAATCAAGGAGACGCATGACAGGTACCTCAGTCATCTTTTATTTGACTTCATTGAAAACCTTAGCTGCAACTTTTGTCCAAATAAACTCCCCTTGTTTCATGCAGTCAATGATGGGGGGCATAATGGTACTAAACCCTTTGATGAATCGGCGATAAAAGGAAGCGAGCCCATGAAAGCTTTGAATTTGAAGgatatttttgggtttaggCCAATCCACAATCACTTGAACCTTTTGGGGGTCGGCAGAACCTCTGAGGATACTATGAAACCTAGGAAGATGACTTTATCGAAAGAAAGAGCACTTCTTGAGGTTGCCATATAAACTCTCCTTCCTAAGGGTAGTACAAACTTGAGTTAGGTAGTCTAAGTGTTGCTCCTTAGATTTGCTATAGATGAGAATGTCATCAAAGTACAACCAAGAATTTCCCCATAAAAGGCTTGAGCACTTGAGTCATCACTCTCATAAAGGTATTAGGAGCATTGTACAATCCAAAAGGCATGACCATCCACTCATATAAACCATCTTTCGTCTTGAAGGCAGTATTCCACTCATCACTAGGATgaaccctaatttgatgatatccacttttcaagtCTATCTTTGAGAAGATAATTGCTCCAGCCATcatatccaacatgtcatctaacCGAGGGATAGGGAAACGATATTTCATAGTGATCTTGTTGATGACACGACTatcaacacacatcctccaagTTCCATCTTTCTTTGGAATCAAGAGTGCAGGGACTACACAAGGACTCATACTTTCACGAACAAAACCCTTTCTAAGTAGTTCTTCTACTTGCCTTTGCAACTTGAGATACTCTGTAGGGTTCATCCTATAGTGAGGCAAGTTTGGTAGGGTCGCTCCAACCACAAAATCTATGGCTTGTTGTATGTCACGCATAGGCGATAAATGATCGAGAAGTTCCTCAGGGAAAACATCTTTAAATTCCTAGAGCACTGACTTCACTTCTTCAGGTTGCTCCTCACAGGCCTTTCCATGAAGTTCCCTGACAACTAAGAAAAACACAATGGATTCTTGAATTGCTACCCTTTCAAATGTCTTTGAGCTTATGATGTTCAAACATTTCGCCTTTGGTACTTCTTTCTTATTGCTTATGTCGATGGGCTTGGGTTTCAAAGGATTGAGCACAATTTTCTTACCTTCAAACACAAATGAACAAGAATTGGATTGCCCATGAAGGGTGACATCCACATCATAAAGCCAAGGTCTACTTAAGATAATATGCCATACATCCATGGGAATTA
This genomic stretch from Castanea sativa cultivar Marrone di Chiusa Pesio chromosome 1, ASM4071231v1 harbors:
- the LOC142628611 gene encoding uncharacterized protein LOC142628611 — encoded protein: MTEVPVMRLLDFTKPFEVECDALSLGIGGELSQKRHPIAYFSEKLNDAKTGVENKAADALSRRVSLLSVMSVKVTGFEQFKDDYKSCLDFGELYTSLSNASQPILNDYTL